The Bacteroidota bacterium genome includes the window TTTTCACATCAAAGAAATACGTCCTTTTACCTGCACGAACTGCCTTCGAGAATATTTCTTCCCTCTCCGCAGTCGCTGTTCCATTTTTTTCAAATTCTGTCTCCATCGTCATAAAGTTTAAGTTTGTCGTTAATATTTTGGGTTTCGTAAAGGTATATAAATATTTTGATATTCAAAACAATATTGCAAACCGCTGATTATTAAATAGTTCAGATGGATGAATTCTCTTTTTCCAATAATTGCTTTTGGTGTAATTCGAAATAGATACCTTTTCTGCCCAGGAGTTCGTGGTGTGAGCCTTGTTCAACAATGCTTCCGTGATCGAGTACTATTATATGATCGGCATGTTTAACTGAAGATACACGATGACTGATAACGATGGTAGTTTTATTCCGCATCAGCCGGTTTAAATTGTTCAGTATTTCTTCTTCCGTTTCTGTATCAACCGCCGAAAGACAATCGTCGAAGATAAGTAGCCGCGGTTCCCTGATAATGGCACGCGCAATGGAAATACGCTGTTTTTGTCCTCCTGAAAGTGTAATGCCGCGTTCACCCACCACTGTGTCAAATTTTTCGGGGAAATTAATAATGCTGGCATAAATAGCGGCGTCTTTGGCGGCCTGTTCGATCATACTCCGGTCTGTTTTTAATTTTCCTGTATTATGCGCCGAAAAACCAATGTTGGCTGCTATGCTGTCGGAAAATAAAAATACTTCCTGCGGAACATAGCCAAGCTGATCGCGCAGATCATACAGGTTAATGGTTTTAATATTATTACCGTCAATCAGTATCTCCCCTGAATCAACATCATAAAGCCGGCATAATAAATTAGCGATTGTTGATTTGCCTGAACCGGTTCGGCCAATTATAGCAAGAGACTTGCCCTGCGGGATCGTAAATGAAACATCGTTTAAAGCTTTAACCCTCGCCTGCGGGTCGAACTGTCCTTCGGCAGGCAGGCCTGAGTCTTTGTAAGTGAAGCTTACATTTTTTAATTCAATACCTCCCTTTATCGTGAAGGGTTCATCCGTTGGTGACCTGATGCCGGGTTCTGTGTTCAAAAATTCATTGATACGCTGCTGTGATGCCGCCGCACGCTGTACCAGTGATGTCACCCAGCCCAATGAAGCCACCGGCCAGGTTAAGCGGTTCACATAAATAATAAACTCGGCAATATTACCGACGGTTATTTTCTCATCTATCGCTTCTTTGCCGCCTATGTAAATGGTGGCAATGGTGCTTAACCCGATCATCAAAATCATGAACGGCTGGAAGAGGGAATCGGTTTTGACCAGGTCCATGTTTTTATCCTTATACAGTTCGCTTTCACGTTCAAAATCTTTATTCCAGTTTGCCTCACGGCTGAATGATTTAATTATCCGTATGCCGGAAAAAGCTTCCTGGGCAATGGTGGAAAGCTTTGACAATTGTTCCTGCACCTTATTGCCTTTTTTGTTAAGCGTAGCGCTTACATAGTAAATGGAGAAGGCGAGAACAGGCAATGGAAGTAATACATACAGTGTGAGCCGGGAATCGATGTTTATCATAATGCCAATGGTAAAAACAAAGGTCATAATGGTATTAACAATGTACATAATAGAGGGGCCTATATACATGCGTACCCTGCCGACATCTTCGCTGATGCGGTTCATCAGGTCGCCGGTGCTGTTTCGTTTGTAAAAGCCTGTATCAAGTTTCTGATAATGTTCGTAAACATCATTTTTAAGGTCATATTCGATGAGCCTCGACATAACGATAATGGTTTGCCGCATGAGAAAGAGGAAGAAGCCTTGCAGCAAAGCCATTCCCAGGGTCATCAAAGCGAAAAAAAGTAATTTATTGCTGATGTCTGCCGGGGCATCAGCCAGGTTAATATCTTTTATATAGTCAATGCCTTTTCGTATAAATGTAATTGAGTAAACGGCAAAGTAGTTGGATATGCCGACAAAAGCGATACCCAGTGTCAATCGCCATTTATAGCGCAGAAAATATTTATTAAGTGTTAAAAGCGTTTTCAATTGAATTTCATTTTTCTAGTCACCAAAGCACCCAAACACCAACCTGTCCGCCTGAATAATTTTACCAAATATTTTTCGTGGGCTTTGGTGTTTTGGTGCTTTGGTGGCAAAAATTCACGTAACTTTGTGCCTGTTCATTATATATCAAAAATACTCATTTTGCAAGGTTATTTATGTTAAACAGGAGATATTTAAGAGTGAAGGTAATGCAGGCCTTGTATGCTTTTTTCCAAAGCGATAACAAAGACCGTGGCAAAGGTGAAAAGGAATTGCTTAACAGCATTGAGAAGATCTATGACCTTTATGTTTACCTGTTGTTACTCCTCATTGAAATACGCGACCAGGCCGAGCGTATAACCGCGGATGCCAGAAATAAAAGACTTCCTACAGAATCGGACCTGAATCCAAGTACGTTGTTCATTGATAATGCTGTTGTTAAACAGTTATCAGAAAACAGCAGGTTGAAGAAGGAAGTAACTAACCGGAAAATAACCTGGCAAACGGACGATGAATTGGTGCGCAAAATTTTAACCACAATTAAAAACAGCCAGGAGTATCAGCAATACATGAATGGAGGAGAGCACTCCTACGAAACAGATAAACAATTTATCCTGGCTATCTATAAAAATTGTATCACCGATTTTGAATTGCTCGAGCATTATTTTGAAGAGAAAAGTATATACTGGGTTGATGACTTGCGCCTGGCACATAATGGGGTGCTTAAAACTATTGAAGGGTTAAGTTCTTCTGCGAATGATTTTGCTCTAATGCCTTTATATAAGGACGAAGCAGAGGATAAGCAGTTTGTCATTGACTTATTCAGGAAGACTATCCTTCATGAAAAAGATTCCGAGCAGGTGATATCTGAAAAAACAAAGAACTGGGAAGTTGAGCGTATAGCAATGATGGACATATTGCTGATGAAAATGGCCATCACCGAGATATTACATTTTGAAAGTATTCCCGTTAAGGTGAGTCTTAACGAGTATATTGAAATATCAAAATTGTACAGTTCACCCAAGAGTAAAATGTTCATTAATGGTATACTTGATAAGCTGGTGCAGGATTTCAAAAGGGACAGTAAGCTGGTGAAAACCGGCAGGGGGTTGATGGAGTAGGAACTTATTAAAGTTTCTTCTGTGGATTAAGAGAACATTGTTCAATTTATTATTTTTGAGTAAAATTTGATTCAAATGAGTAGAGATAGAATTTCATTGTTTTTTTTAATCCAAAACTGTTACGACCGATGCTGTGAACATTACCGCGACCGCTTCTGAGAATAAAACCGATCCCGGCTCTCAGCCGCAGTTTAGTTTCGCGGTAGAGTCGCATGATTTTGGAAAAATAACACAGGGAGAGAAAGTTTCCTATTCATTTAAATTCAGAAATACAGGTGGAAGTGATCTTGTCATTGCCGAAGCACATGCGAGTTGCGGCTGTACTGTGCCGCAGTATTCAAGGGCTCCCATTCCTCCCGGAAGTGAAGGTATTATTGATGTTACATTTGACAGTGATGGCAAATCGGGTAAGGTAGAAAAAACAGTGACTATTACAGCGAACACATCACCTAATACCAAAGTTTTAAAAATAATAGCGCAAATTGAAGTGCCTGAAGAGAAGTAATTTTCAATTTTAATTTAACTAATAATAAATCTGTTCTATGAATCTGTTACACATTTTACTCATGGGTCCTCCTGCAAAAGGTGGGGGCTTTGACATTATGGGAATGTTACCCCTGTTATTGATCATTGTTGTATTTTACTTTTTTATGATCCGTCCGCAGCTAAAAAAGGCGAAGGATCAGAAAAAATACCGTGAAGAACTTAAGAAGGGTGATAAGGTTATTACCATTGGCGGGATACATGGCAAAATTGTTGAGATGAATGATAAAACATTCGTTATCGAAGTGGAGGGTGGTGTGCGTTTGAAGATCGAGAAATCTGCTGTATCAATGGAGTTTTCGGCTAACTTGAACCAGGGTACTTAATAGTTGTTGGTTGATTGTTGTCAGTTGTTAGTTTTTCTATCTATAAATTAGTTCATAATAACCGACAACCAACAACCGGCAACCGGCAACTAACATCTTTGAAAACCAATCTTTTAAAATTATTCCGGC containing:
- a CDS encoding ABC transporter ATP-binding protein, coding for MKTLLTLNKYFLRYKWRLTLGIAFVGISNYFAVYSITFIRKGIDYIKDINLADAPADISNKLLFFALMTLGMALLQGFFLFLMRQTIIVMSRLIEYDLKNDVYEHYQKLDTGFYKRNSTGDLMNRISEDVGRVRMYIGPSIMYIVNTIMTFVFTIGIMINIDSRLTLYVLLPLPVLAFSIYYVSATLNKKGNKVQEQLSKLSTIAQEAFSGIRIIKSFSREANWNKDFERESELYKDKNMDLVKTDSLFQPFMILMIGLSTIATIYIGGKEAIDEKITVGNIAEFIIYVNRLTWPVASLGWVTSLVQRAAASQQRINEFLNTEPGIRSPTDEPFTIKGGIELKNVSFTYKDSGLPAEGQFDPQARVKALNDVSFTIPQGKSLAIIGRTGSGKSTIANLLCRLYDVDSGEILIDGNNIKTINLYDLRDQLGYVPQEVFLFSDSIAANIGFSAHNTGKLKTDRSMIEQAAKDAAIYASIINFPEKFDTVVGERGITLSGGQKQRISIARAIIREPRLLIFDDCLSAVDTETEEEILNNLNRLMRNKTTIVISHRVSSVKHADHIIVLDHGSIVEQGSHHELLGRKGIYFELHQKQLLEKENSSI
- the nusB gene encoding transcription antitermination factor NusB, which translates into the protein MLNRRYLRVKVMQALYAFFQSDNKDRGKGEKELLNSIEKIYDLYVYLLLLLIEIRDQAERITADARNKRLPTESDLNPSTLFIDNAVVKQLSENSRLKKEVTNRKITWQTDDELVRKILTTIKNSQEYQQYMNGGEHSYETDKQFILAIYKNCITDFELLEHYFEEKSIYWVDDLRLAHNGVLKTIEGLSSSANDFALMPLYKDEAEDKQFVIDLFRKTILHEKDSEQVISEKTKNWEVERIAMMDILLMKMAITEILHFESIPVKVSLNEYIEISKLYSSPKSKMFINGILDKLVQDFKRDSKLVKTGRGLME
- a CDS encoding DUF1573 domain-containing protein, which translates into the protein MNITATASENKTDPGSQPQFSFAVESHDFGKITQGEKVSYSFKFRNTGGSDLVIAEAHASCGCTVPQYSRAPIPPGSEGIIDVTFDSDGKSGKVEKTVTITANTSPNTKVLKIIAQIEVPEEK
- the yajC gene encoding preprotein translocase subunit YajC; this translates as MNLLHILLMGPPAKGGGFDIMGMLPLLLIIVVFYFFMIRPQLKKAKDQKKYREELKKGDKVITIGGIHGKIVEMNDKTFVIEVEGGVRLKIEKSAVSMEFSANLNQGT